The genomic interval TCACCGACATCCGCGATGATCAGCGTGTGTCAGATGAACAGATCCTCCGCCTGTATAAGGAACAACACGAGGTGGAGGCGCGTTTTCGGTATCTGAAAAGCCCGTATCACGTGGGTCCCATCTACCTGCATAAGCCGACACGGGTGAAAGCGTTCGGTTTCGTCATGCTGTTATCCCTGCTCTTGTATAGCGTATTGGAATATCTCATCCGAGAGAAGATGAAGCGGGAAACGGAACCGCTCATGCTGCCAGGCAATCGAAAGAGTTTTCGTCCAACAGGGTTGGCCATCCTCGAGATGCTGGATGGAGTGACGACCGTGCACATGCAGGTCGGCGACACGTGGCAGCGAGTACCTGCAACGCCTCATAATCCTCAGATCATGAGGGTTCTTAAGCTGCTGAACATGGACCTGAGCATCTACACGGAAGCGCAAAAAACGGCTTGATCAACGTTTGGGTCCGTGTGCACAGGGTTTCCAAAACTGAACATTTCTCAAAAAGATCGCGCTTTCGATAGCCCACACCCTTCCAGTCCCACAGTCGTCGGACGCTCAGATGGCTACCTCGCTCGAGTTTCCAGCTAAGTTTCTGTCGCGCGGCGCGAAATGTGGGTTAAAGAGTTATTTCGGCGTTGTAGAGGATTTTAACATAACGGTTTTGTATATTTCGGACCCAACAATTGGATTAGCTTTTGGCGAAGACAATGAAAACAATGATGTTCATTATATTTTGCCGGATCAAGAATTGATATACAAACAACAACTCGAGGAATATGCGTCGCGCGTATTTCAACACTGGCTTTCAAACGTGAAGTTCAGACACGAGATAGGAGATCGAGTTCGAGTCATTAAACGAGTAATGCAACAAGAACAAGCCTATATATTGGCTGTAACTTGGAAGACTTATCGAAAGTACAAATTATCTAAACTTCGTATCCACGAAATACTGTTCGAGGAATATAAGTATAAATCAAGATGAAGCGGCTACTTATTATGACAGTTACGCGCATCGCTCAAACTACGTCTGGGGGTATGACAACATGAAACGCGTTGCTATTATCGGTGGTGGCATTGCAGGGTTGTCCGCATGTCTTGCGCTCGTCAAGGCCTTGGACAAATATCCGACAGAAATCATATTGTATGAGGCCAGCAATCGCCTTGGGGGACACGTGCATACAATTCACGATCCCTCTCTTGACCTTACAGTTGAAGCCGGACCTGATTCGATTTTAGCACGAAAACCCGCCAGTATACATCTCTTAAAGTCACTTCACTTAGAACACGAGATTGTTCATGCTCGACAAAGTGCAGGTAATATCTTCATTGTTCGGGATGGCAAATTGCACAAGGTTCCAAATGGGTATATGGGCATTCCATGCAGTGACACTGCTGTGGAATCAAATCTACTTAGTCGCGAAGGAAAACAGCGAGTGTTGGCGGAAGAATGTCTTCCAGTTCAGGATGTGAGTGTCGACATGTCGCTGGGTGCGTTTTTGCGCGGTCGGCTTGGAGACGAATGGGTTGAATATATCGGTGAGCCTCTTCTCGCTGGTCTTTACGCAGGAGCGATAGATAAACTATCTCTCCTTGCAACTTGGCCATTTTTGGTCAATTTGATGCGAGAACATGGGAGCCTAGTTGCGGCTAGCCGTGTGATTGCAATGGTTGGGAGGTCTTCTAGCACGACTGGTGGATTTGTGTCCGTTCGAGGCGGCTTAGAATTAATTATTGAAAGAATGTTGGGACAAATTTGTGAACATCGTAGTGCTGATATTCGGTTGGGGGCGCGTGTGCTTTCAATCACGAAGGACGGGCATCGATATCGTGTCACTGCTGAGACGGAGGGGGGCAATCGAACCGTGGATGACGTGGACGGGGCAATCATTACAGTTCCTTCGTTTGTTGCACAATCTATACTTAAACCCATACTTGAACTTCCGGATACGGGAGTGTTTTATCAGTCTACTGCCACTGTTGTGTTAGTGTATGAGAGACATGCAATAGATATCGATTTGGAAGAGGCGTCTGGCTTTCTAGTACCTCGACCGGAGGGGATGACTATTACGGCAACGACTTGGGTGTCCAGTAAATGGCCACATATATCTCCGCCAGAATATGCAGTCATTCGCGCGTATGTTGGGCGAAGAGATCAGGACCAGGCACTGACCTTGTCTGATGCAGATCTCGTTCGATCTGTCACGAAAGAGGTGGGGAAACTCTTAGGGACTGATGCTTGCCCGATTCGTCATTATATTACTCGCTTTGATAAGGCAATGCCCAATTATGCGGTGCATCATCTGTGTCGGGTTGAGAAAATCGAAGCCACTCTTAAGCAAAAATGCCCCGGTATCTTCTTGGCCGGAGCGGGCTATCGTGGAGTAGGACTGCCGGACTGTGTAGAACAAGGAACACGAGCGGCCGAGCATATTTTGGCTTCACTATTTCAGGTTTGACTATAAGAATGAAATTTAGGATCTTTTCTTTACGTGCGTCTATGTGAGGCTGATACTATACCAATATCACAGATGGGCTGCAGGTGATGTGAGTTAGAGGGAAGGTGCGGGAGTGCATCTTCCCATTTTCGACTCTGCAATCAAAGTCCATCGCGTGTCGCATTGCGAACTTCAACCGCTGAGTAAACCCCTGATTCCTGCGTCGCCTTTCCACCGCCGCGTCCTTGAATTTCTCCTTCACTACATAATTGTGTTGCAACATGACGGTCCTGTCTCTTTATCAACAACCTTAAATTGTGAAACGGGCGCGGTTCGATGAGCTTTTGGATGTTCGAGCGGCAGGTTGTACAGAACAGATCATCACATCTTAACGGTCTCAAGAGACTAATTAAATTAGTTCAAACGGGCGTCGCCTATTAAGAGAGCCTTTTGCAGAATGACGGATTCCATTGCGAGCGAAAACGACGCACACTTCTCGTGAAAGATAACGCATGCCATAAAAACCCTTTTCTGTTGTGTGATAAATCACGTCCCTTCAGTGGTGTTCGGTTCGAAGCATCAGGTTAAGCCACCTGCTCGATACGATTCGTCCGGTGCATCGCCAGAGCAGATGCCAAGAGCACAATCGCGTGGATGTACGCATGTACGGTGACTTTCTCGATGCCACGTACATGCACGCCGTCCAGCGTCAGCCACTCTTTCAGCCGTGCAAAACAGCGCTCTACAGCGGTCCGTTCATCATAAAGCATCTTCCATGTGCGAGAGCCGCGATGTGGATTCGCGTATCGACGGACGTCCTCATCGAGGTGCTTCTTCACGACCATGCCATAGTTCGATGCAGAACAGGCAGCCATGCCAAGCGGGCAATCGACCTGGCCTGTCGCGTGCGGACAGCGAAACTTGAGCCAGGCGTTATGGACGCCCCAATACGTCATTCGGTACCCCATCGTGCAGCGGGGCGTGCCGTCGAAATCCATCCCTTCCGGCGGCTCTTTCTCATTCCGGCGATTCATCGGGATGATAGCCTGAGCGCCCAATGCTCGAGCGGCTTCATAGTTTTTCGTCTGGTCGTATCCTGCATCCATCAACACGAAGCGAATCCGCCAGTCGTGGTGATGAAGCTCTTCCATGAGGGGAATGGCCATCTCTCCATCGTAGACGTTCGCTGGCGTCACCGTGAGCGCCATAGGAAGTTCACTTTTCGCATCGACGGCTAAATGGACCTTGTAGCCAAACCACGCCAGCTTGTTGCCAAAGGCATCGAACTTCGCGCCCCAGTTGGCCCGATTGGAGGGCTGGACACCTGAGCGTGGGTGTTTCCGCTCATAAGCATGGATCGCCGTGCTGTCGATAGCGACGTGTTCGCCCTCGATGAGCCCTTCGTCACGACATTGACGCACCAACTCGGCAAATAGCGTCGC from Alicyclobacillus acidocaldarius subsp. acidocaldarius DSM 446 carries:
- the hemG gene encoding protoporphyrinogen oxidase; its protein translation is MKRVAIIGGGIAGLSACLALVKALDKYPTEIILYEASNRLGGHVHTIHDPSLDLTVEAGPDSILARKPASIHLLKSLHLEHEIVHARQSAGNIFIVRDGKLHKVPNGYMGIPCSDTAVESNLLSREGKQRVLAEECLPVQDVSVDMSLGAFLRGRLGDEWVEYIGEPLLAGLYAGAIDKLSLLATWPFLVNLMREHGSLVAASRVIAMVGRSSSTTGGFVSVRGGLELIIERMLGQICEHRSADIRLGARVLSITKDGHRYRVTAETEGGNRTVDDVDGAIITVPSFVAQSILKPILELPDTGVFYQSTATVVLVYERHAIDIDLEEASGFLVPRPEGMTITATTWVSSKWPHISPPEYAVIRAYVGRRDQDQALTLSDADLVRSVTKEVGKLLGTDACPIRHYITRFDKAMPNYAVHHLCRVEKIEATLKQKCPGIFLAGAGYRGVGLPDCVEQGTRAAEHILASLFQV
- a CDS encoding transposase, with the protein product MYVRQAWLFSFDEWMEMSPCERRELFFSTLDLSPYAAKLRSSTPQGAKPISREAILRAFLAAPLEGISTFTQLHRRLESDLRFRYQCGFSLHESIPSVSTLSRVFQAIVDKGVAATLFAELVRQCRDEGLIEGEHVAIDSTAIHAYERKHPRSGVQPSNRANWGAKFDAFGNKLAWFGYKVHLAVDAKSELPMALTVTPANVYDGEMAIPLMEELHHHDWRIRFVLMDAGYDQTKNYEAARALGAQAIIPMNRRNEKEPPEGMDFDGTPRCTMGYRMTYWGVHNAWLKFRCPHATGQVDCPLGMAACSASNYGMVVKKHLDEDVRRYANPHRGSRTWKMLYDERTAVERCFARLKEWLTLDGVHVRGIEKVTVHAYIHAIVLLASALAMHRTNRIEQVA